CAGCTCGCATTGGAATTATTTCAATTGATTCTGTTGCCAATTTCTCACTGCCTCCGGTTGTCTTATATACTTAGGTCCGAGTGAATATACATTATCAATCACTTGATATTCCAAAAAATTTAAATGTTTACTCGTCAATTGAACATTCTTTACAGCATCTATACTTTCTAATTCATTATGCATACAAATGATATGAGCATCATACTCTGATGCCCATGTCTTAACTTGACTAATATGTAAATATCGATCATCATGAACTAATTCCAAACGATCATCACCCCAGTGATATAAACCACTATACACATGTTCTCTTCGAGCATCTATTAATGGAATGACATAACCATTTTTTGAACGGACACAACTTGCCATTAGTCCAAGCGTTGATATTTCGCGTAACTCAATAGAAAGTGTATAAGCAAACATTTTAGCTGTCATGACAGCTAACCTTATTCCAGTATAAGAACCAGGACCAGTACATATATACATTACATCCAAATTTTTTGTTGTAATACTGTTCCTATTTAGAAGATTTTCAATCGTTGGAATGATATTTTCTGCATGTTGCATACGCCCTGAAATAACTTCTTCATCGGTAAATTGATCATCAATATGTAGTCCAACAAGCAATGTCTTTGTTGATGCATCAAGCACCAATTGATATTGACTCATTCATAACACCTCTATTCTATAATATACTGTCTCTCATCCATATCATCAGTATAATTAATCTTAACATGAATTGTTGAAAGAGAAGATTGATCTATTTCATCTTTTACAAATATAGGCCATTCAACAATCGATATTCCATTTTCATTATTAAAAACATCTTCGAATAACGCAAAATCATCACTATCTTCAAGACGATAAGCATCCATGTGATGCAATACACCTTGAAAGTCGTTCAGTTTAAATGGATAAGATTTAACAATTGTAAAAGTAGGGGATTTAATAGGGCCATTGATATTTAAAAATTTCGCAAGCCTTTGCACAAAATAAGTTTTACCCGAGCCTAAGTCACCAGTTAATTGAATCAATGTTCCCTCTTTTATATATGGAAGAAAATCTTTTATCACCTGATCAACTTCATCGATAGTACATATTCTTGATAAAATCATCACAAATCATTCCTCCTCTCAAACTTTCTATTCTATATATTTATTATACAAAATGAAGTCAATATAGATAAAATAAATATTCATTTCTAATATATAAACA
The DNA window shown above is from Abyssicoccus albus and carries:
- the tsaB gene encoding tRNA (adenosine(37)-N6)-threonylcarbamoyltransferase complex dimerization subunit type 1 TsaB — translated: MSQYQLVLDASTKTLLVGLHIDDQFTDEEVISGRMQHAENIIPTIENLLNRNSITTKNLDVMYICTGPGSYTGIRLAVMTAKMFAYTLSIELREISTLGLMASCVRSKNGYVIPLIDARREHVYSGLYHWGDDRLELVHDDRYLHISQVKTWASEYDAHIICMHNELESIDAVKNVQLTSKHLNFLEYQVIDNVYSLGPKYIRQPEAVRNWQQNQLK
- the tsaE gene encoding tRNA (adenosine(37)-N6)-threonylcarbamoyltransferase complex ATPase subunit type 1 TsaE, which encodes MILSRICTIDEVDQVIKDFLPYIKEGTLIQLTGDLGSGKTYFVQRLAKFLNINGPIKSPTFTIVKSYPFKLNDFQGVLHHMDAYRLEDSDDFALFEDVFNNENGISIVEWPIFVKDEIDQSSLSTIHVKINYTDDMDERQYIIE